acaacAGTAGCTCACCCTTTCTCTATTTCAAGGGCTTGCCTAAGCGAAGtccactcgcctgagcgagagtagtctcgcttgagtgagatggactagcctgagcgagacctcgacGTGCCCACTATtgtaatctcgcccaggcgagatctAGTAGCTTGAGCGAAGGGttcctctcgcttgagcgagagcccCTTGgtttgagcgagattgacaatGTTGATTGGTTCAATGTATGTTTTCTAATGTTTGGTTGGTGTGCTACTTTACAAAGTCATGTACGTTGTCTTGTATGTATTATATATGACATAATGAGACCGAAATTGATGCGTTTGGCATGATCTTGTTTATGGGACACgattggatggttggttataaatatTGGCATGACATTGGTATGCATGATTACTTGATgcttggttggtgaaacatgattCTGGTATgatttaggacgtaattccatgaatctctaggtgagatttcatgatggtgcctcatggtcagaacgtaattccacgatggttTCGTGGTAGTGCCTTAtggtcaagacgtaattccatgatctctattagtgggagttcatggtggtgcctcatggtcaggacgtaattcaaTGAAGTTTCGTGGtagtgcctcattatataatttagtaaggattcaagtaaggattgcatcctgacaccctaaagagtcagttagtctcacgtagagcgtactgactcaagtggtgagagtataAAGAGGCCCTAGTCTTTAGCAGGATAATGgacttagatgtttgaaggctaaccttgtgcgtggtagggtgaaacccattggcaatgggtctacagagcagtagaggccaccacaagtccAAGAATGTAGTGAAtccgactgattatatgtatccaaataattgagtcttagtgtCTTGCTTGTCGGTCATTACATGTTTAGTTGATTTATGTACTCATGacctttaaattttatgtttaattgcaTAATAAAAATCGTTTtatattagcttaccctttttgtttgcttgtatgttctatgtgtggttttcttcttttgcgatgatcactaATCCCTTGGTGTGAGCAAGTATAGGAACTCCTGGTGATCGTAGTGGCACGGGAATGCTGCAACTTAGTTGGGCATGGTTTGGTGTTGGGCTCAATGTTGAGCCCACTTTTGAAgagttttcattattttgtaatCCTTTGCTTATGAGCAAGCCTTTGAaacctttttaattttgttcatgGCATCTTGGTGTGCCTAGTCTATTCGTGGATAAACTGTAATGGTTGATACATATATACTCCTCTCCTTTGTGTGACTCCTTATATTATATCGTATGTggtatttcatttaattaagtttatttattaaatgagatgttacatttATTGTATCAGAGCTCTCATTCCTTAGAGTTTGTGGACTTGTGTGCTTACTAAGGTTTCATTGTGTCTTCCTAGTGTTGTTAGCTATGTTTCTCGTTTAATCAAGCTTGACTGATGGTTTTTCCTGTGTTCCAAGTGATATGACACCTCCTCGTACAAATCATCAATCTCATCGGGTCGATGCACCAAATATTGCAAGGGCAATAGAGGTTATGGTTCCAAGTAATGCtatgatgcagcagcatgaggctTCCATGCAGTGTCAGGAAGCATCTATGGAGCAACAACAATTGGTTATGCAGTAGATGGTGGCAACAAGGTTGGCTTCTAAGGCTGCTCAGAGGTAACACATGGAGGCCCTCCAATAGTTGGAGGAGAGCATGACCGCTACCCCTATCTACGGCCTTGAACCAAAACCTCTCCACTTGGAATGGAGCTTGGAGGACATCCTGAAGCACCACCCAGCCAAGTTCAATGGAAAAACCAGTCCTGATGTCGTTGACTAGTGGCTGAAAGACATGGAGAGGATCTTTGATGCCAAGATGTGTCGGGAGGAGAGCAGGCTTGCCTTCGTAGAGTACATGCTTATTGGAGAGGCAGAACACTAGTGGGCTAGCATGAAGTCTATTATAGAAGAGAAGCAGGAGCTAGTCACATGGAAAGCATTTAGGAGGAAGTTCCTTTCCGAGTACTTCCTTGATAGCGTGAGATACGCTAAAGAGGTGGACTTCCTCCAACTGACCCAAAGGAACGAGTATGTGGCTGAGTATGCAGAGAGCTTCAAACACCTCGGGCGCTTCTACACCATGCCCTTAGATGAGGAATGAAGGTGTAGGAAATTTGAGAATGGTCTTTGGGGAGAcattcgcttgatggtggctccactatccatcaaggattttgcagCCTTGGTGGAGAAGGCTAGAGTCATGGAAAAGATGAAGGTTGAGGTGGAAGCTCAATACCCCCAACAGTAGAGAGTTGGTGGACCATTTGGGTTCAAACCTAGGCATGAAGAGAGGACCGCGCATGAGGAGTGTCTGCCATAAACTAGTAGGCTTCAAGAGATGCAACAATtatggcaaggaaggccactttggcaGGGATTGCCCCACTCATGGGAGGGCAGTGGCATGGACCCCAGTTCAGACCCCAGCCTAGAACCAGGAGAGGAGAGGAAGCAACAGGCCTCGGGCAGCATGCAAGGTGTATGCTATGGCTGGAGCAGAGGCAGCAAGCTCAGGTAACCTAgttatgggttattgtgtgattGCTAGTAAATGTCTTTGTGTGCTGTATGATTCTGGAGtgacacactcctttgtgtctGAATCTTGTGTGCAAGAGTTGGGTCTGTCGGTGTGTGAACTGCAGTTTGATCTTGTGGTAATTACTTCGGCGTCGGGTTTGATTAGGACGTAATCTttgtgtgctaggtgtccaatggaggtagagggacgcataTTCAAAGTAAATCTGATATGCCTACCTCTACAAGATTTTGAAGTGATCTTGGGGATAGATTGGCTTTCTGCCAATCACGTTCTTATAGATTGTCGGGAGAAAATGTTATTGTTCTTCAACTCAGAGGAGCTTGAGTTGTTGTCTTCTCAAGGGGTTATGAAGGAGATTCAAGGCGGCGCACAATGCTTCATTATCTTCACACATCTAAAGGTGGAGAAAGAGGAAAAGACGTCAATTATACCAGTGGTGCATGAGTTTGAGGATGTGTTTTCAGAGGaagtaccagggttgcctccgAGTAGAGAAGTTGAGTTTTCTATTGATATGGTACCAGGAACCGGTCCAGTATCGATGGCTCCTTACCGCATGGCTTCGATGGAGTTGGTAGAACTCAATAAACAAATAGAGGAGTTGTTGGGGAAACAGTTTATACTACCTAGTACTTCGCCATGGGGAGCACcaatgttgttggtgaagaagaaggatgggagctCACGCTTGTGTGTGGACTAAAGGCAGTTAAACAAGTTGAccatcaagaataagtacccccTCCCGAGGATAGATGATTGATGGATCAATAACATGGGGCGTTGGTGTTTTCCAAGATTGATCTACGGTCGGGATATCACTAGATCTTGGTGAGGGCGAACGACGCCCAAAAGACAACCTTTAGATCCAGACACTacgagtacgtggttatgccttttggtgtgaccaatgctctaggtgtattcatggactacatgaataaGATCTTCAGGCAATTCTTAGATAAGTTTATCGTAGTCTTCATAAACGACATATTCATCTATTCCAGTTCTCAGGAGGAACACGCAAAGCACTTGAGGATAATGCTTGGTATTTTGAGGGAGAAATAGTTATATGCAAAGTTTtccaagtgtgaattttggATGGAAGAAGTATAATTTTTAGGGCATGTGATATCTGCACAGGACATAGTTGTGGATCCAGCAAAAGTTGAAGCGGTgataaagtgggaaagtcccaagtcaACAACAGAGATCAAAAGCTTCGTGGGTTTagctggctactataggagattcatagaaggATTCTCTAAAATAGTGGCACCTCTGACACAGCTTACCAGGAAAGACCAACCTTTTACTTAGATTGATAGGTGTGAGGAAAGCTTTTGAGAGCTTAAGTAAAGGTCGATGAGTGCTCCAATGTTGGTTATCCTTGATGTtggtaaaccctttgaggtttattgtgatgcctctTATCAAGGTCTCAACGGTGTGTTGATGCAGAAGAAGAAGGCAGTGGCGTATGCTGTGAGGAAACTTAAagtgcatgagaagaactaccctacTCATGACCTGGAGTTAGCAGTAGTAgtgtttgccttgaagatctggaggcattaTCTCTATGGTGCCCAGTTTTGCGTATTCAGTGATCATAAGAGCCTTAAATACCTGTTTGATTAGAAGGAGCTAAACATGAGGCAGAGAAGGTGGATAGAGTTCTTGAAGGATTACGATTTTGAACTTTTGTACCATCCGGGAAAGGCGAAAGTAGTGGCATATGCGTTGAGTAGGAAGATGGTGCATGCAGCACACCTTATGATCAAGGAGTTGGAGCTGCTAGAGAAATTCAAAGATATGAAGCTGCAATTTGAGTTGGGATCTGagttcattaggtgtagtaccctgactatatctagtgactttcTGAACTCAGTTAAGGAAAAATAGTTGATGGACGCCAGTTTAAAAGGGGTGAGAGAATTGCTTGGGTCAGATGAAACAAAGGAGTTTGCCTTGGGTAGTAACGGTGTACTATGATTTAGAGGCAGGGTGTGTGTACTTGAAGATGCTAAGGTGAAGaggttgatccttgaggaaggacacaagagtcgtcttagcttgcatcctagcatgactaagatgtatcaagaTCTTAAGGAGACCTTCTGGTGGCAAGgcatgaagaaggatgtggctcagtttgtatcAACATGTTTGACATATTAGAAGGCGAAGGTAGAACCTCAGAGGCCTGGTGGAATTCTACAGCCTTTGGACATACTGGTGTGGAAATAAGATAACATAGCTATGGACTTTGTGACACATTTTCCATGAACCTTTAGAGGTCACGATACGATCTGGGTTGTGGTGGACCGATTAACCAAGAGTGCCCATTTCTTGGCAATGAACTTGAGAATGTCTATGGCCAAATTGGCTCAATTGTACATCAAGGAAATAGTGAGATTGCATGGTGTACCATTGAGCATAGTTTCAGATAGAGATTAGCGGTTCACTTCACGGTTTAGGTAGACATTTAGGGTGCTTTGGGTAGCAAGTTaaccatgagttcagcttatcatCCCAGACTGATGGCCAATCGGAGAGAACGATTCAGTCGCTTGAGGATCTATTGAGGACATGCGTACTGGATCatttgggtgcttgggatgaacTTTTTGCCTTTGATAGAATTCACTTACAACAATAGTTTCCATGCAAGCATCAACATGGCGCCATATGaagctctttatggcaggaagTGAAGGACCGCTATATGTTTGTCTCAAGATGGAAAAGTAGTGTTGGTTAGGCCAGAGTTTTTGAAACAAACTACAGAGAAGGTGAAGATGGTGAGGGATAAGTTACAGGCCTCTTAGAGTAGGTAGAAGACCTATGCAGACCGAAGGAGGAGACCCTTAGAATTCGCGACTAGAGATcacgtgttcttgagggtgacctgAACCACTAGCGTGGGAAGGGCTATCTGCCTATggaagctttctcctaagtttCTTGGGCCTTACTAGATCTTGAGGAGGATTGGGCCTGCGGCTTATGAGATTGCCTTGCCTCCTTAGTTGGGCAATCTTCACCCTCTATTCCATGTCTCATAGTTGAGGAAGTATATGTTTGACCCatctcatgtgttggaagccgagGATATACAGATTAGAGAGGATCTTACGATGGAAGTACCATCCATTGCTCTTGAGGATCGTCGGGTGGAGGAACGTCAAGGAAAACTAGTCAGTCTTGTCAAACTCATCTAGGACCAGAGGACaggtgactctacttgggagttagaagaggatatgaggaagtcacatccacatttgttttcttgtaagtcttaattttttaggtcaaaaatttttgttgttggggagaatgtaaagCTCACTTTATTACTGCCCCAATGTTTAAGGGCCTACCCTAATCTGTTGGGCCTGAGGCTGGCCTATAGGGTGCCCAAAATCCCACTTTCAGCCCTAACCCCCTCATTCTTCTGTTTTCAGAAAAATGTTCCCCTCCTCCATCTTAGAACTGCAGCAacaagctctgctagggtttggctTTTGTTCCTCTCAAGCTAGTAAACTCTAGTTCTATTCCATCTAAGTTGGTCCTCAACTCATACTTTCTATTCTCCAGCTTATTCTTCGTGGTTCCAACTAAAGTTCTCTTAGTAACCTCATTTTTTGGTTCTGGTGTTAGTATTTCTAGCTCACAACTTTGTTCCTAGAGTTGTGGTAACCCTCTATTAAGTGCATGTGCTTTCCGCTAGCATCTGTCTAGGTAAGGGTAGTTAGGGTTCACATAGTTTTACTATTTTTCGCCTGTTTTAGCTTTACTTTGGGCTTATTTGGCTTGTATGTTGCTGTGGTTACCTGGAAAACCTTAAAATGTTGTTTGATAGTGAAGGTATGGTTGCTGTCTGTTTGAACAGTGGCGAGGACTGGTATttttgcccaagcgagcttgtatcgcctaggcgagaataacAGAACCTTACCCTGGTTtctgctcgagctctcgctcaggcggagagtTTTTGTTTTGGGCGATgaagcatctcgctcaggcgatagggtctcgcctaagcgagaactcgtgggAGCCTGATGTGTTTCGCTTCAATTGCAGCTCAAGGGAGAGACCCCACCTTTGGGCGAAGAGCAGTCTCGCTCAAGTGAGAAggtctcacccaagcgagaaCTCACGAAACCAGCAGGGCTCTCTATTggcaatctcgcttaagcgagagcctGTAGCTTGAGTGAAAGATctctttcgcctgagcgagggcccatggcttgagcgagactagTGCAGGAACTTGCTCTATGGTTGTTCTCTTCCTTGTTTGGATTGTTGGTTGTATAATTAGTTGGATTACCCTATCTGATGGTATGGACTGGAATTGATAAACTTGGTATGAGCATGCATAAGAAACATGATTGGGTGGTTGGTTGTATATTTGCATGAGAGTGATATGCATGATAAACCTATGGTATGATTTGGACGTAATTCTatgaacctcttggtgagatctcatggtggtgccgtatatgatggacgtaattccatgaaccacTTGGTGAGATCTTATGGTGGTGCCTTATGTGATGGACGTAATTTCACGAACCTCTTAGTAAGGTTTTGTGGTGATGCTTGAGAGCatataattaggtaaggattcaagtaaggattgcatcttgaaactctaaagagtcagttagtctcacgtagagcgtattgactcaagtggtgagaatAGTAGGaagccctagtctttggcaggataacgaccttagatgtttgaaggctaaccttgtgcgtggtatggtgaaacccattggcaatggctctacaGAGCAGTAAAGgctaccacaagtgcaagcatctagtGAATCCGACCGATTATATGTATTCGGATAATTGAGtatcacatgcttggttgatttatgtattcttgacttttaaattgcatgcttaattgtatgataaaaaccttttagtttagcttacccttcttgcttgtgtttgtcTTCTTATGtgatttttcctttttgcaatgatcattaATCCCTTGTTGTGAGCAAGTATGGGAACTCCTGGTGATCGTAGTGGCGACGAGAATGTTGCAACTTAGTTGGGCATGGTTTGGTGTTGGGGTCACTGTTGAGCCCACTTTTGAAgagttttcattattttgtaatCCCTTACTTATGAGCAAGCCTTTGGAACCTTTTTAATTATGTTCATGGCATCTTGGTATGCCTAGTATTTTTCTCCTAGTCTATTCCTGGATAACTGTAATGGTTGATACAGATATATTCCTCTCCTTTTCTATGACTCCTTATATTATATCATATGTGGTATTtcatttaaggtttaattactcggatgataCCCACTTTGGTACAGGTGTATAAATCTGGTACTCGCTTTTAGAAAAGTATCAATTGCATCCCTACTTtcgaaaaagtgcttcaattaagTCCCTTTCAGACGGAGTTGACTAACACTGTTAGTcaatgtgtcacgtgtcaatctatggtttttttgaatttttatttattttttttaaatttttttaaattttaaattttttttttaattttttgaaaataaaaataaaaataccacGTGTCaggtccctgtgtgtgacatgtggcattgttagtgccacgtggcactgcAATGCCACATGttagtgtcactatcagatgtcattatgttgatttcgatttagtctctatatatgtctttttgttcaatttagtacctacttatgtgtatctgattcaattttgacctaatttttttaataattaaaatccattttttataaaattaaaagtaattaagtataaaatttttacaaaaattaagtatttgatatttatattaaaatttattggtaaaagtcattttattaaatcatttttaataaaaaaaaattagtataacattcagacaaataaaaattttggtttaaaattagtaagagacaatattgttctattttggaaaaaaaataataattaacaaaacatgagtacttaataaaaaaataattaataaagtaatatgttaaaaagtcatttttaataaaaaatattagtaaaattttatacaaataataaatttggtctgaaattgagagaaacaatataaatatcaaatacttaatttttgtaaaaattttatagttaattactcttaattttataaaaaaatggattttaattattaaaaaaattgggacaaaattgaatcagatacacataagtaggtaggTAGGTACtagattgaaacaaaaagacatatacaatgactaaatcgaaatcaacacaatgacatctaatagtgacactgacataTGGCATTGCAATGTcacgtgacactgacaatgccacgtgttacACACAGGGATctaacacgtggcatttttttttcaaaaaatttaaaaaaaatttaaaattaaaaaaatcacaaaaaccaCAGACTGACAAATGGCATGTTGACTAACTCCGTctgaaaaggacctaattgaagcacttcttcaaaagtttggatgtaattaatacttttttaaaagcgggtccCAAATTGACACACATGTACCAAAGTGGATATCAtctgagtaattaaaccttcatttaattaagtttatttattaaatggaatgttacaacttgatattattataattaaaaaagtgatttaatattacaataaattctataagtaaaataatgaagtgtaataaaaattttcaatttagtgaaaatataaatataaaattcataacTAAACAGTAATCATAAACaacaataattgattaaaatataattattaatttaaataataatattaaacaaaattaatattattaacattataattaataataataataattgattaaaatatataatgattgattaaataataatagtaataataattaaagataaattttgagtaaaatataaataattattaaattaataatagtaataatgacaataataatagtaaagataaaaaaattaaggaaataaattaaaatataatataatagtaggttataattataataaaaatattaataataataatcataacattaatatttaaaaaatgttaaaatgaaatagaaTTATTTGATAGAATTATAGTTATGATTGTAGtaattatgttaataattaaGATAGATAGTgtgaaatatatgatttttttttattcaaaatcaaatatatgaattttttaataattgtaaacataggaattgaaatttttttagaaaatttaaattcagaaactcatgaattaaaaatatcatatacccAATACCAAATTATGATATATAACAACACTTTTCTATTCTCATCTACTGGCATTGtacataaaaaatgtaaaaatagtaagtttcaaattcaaattcaattatttaaaattcagATTCCAATGGTGGACAATATAgactattaatttaataattaaatgtacaTTAGGTGATGGTGGAAGATAAGAAATAAGTATGGTAAATTGAGAGGTTTTGAAGCGTTTAcaaatatattgaattaaaaaaattaaattgatattaaatataagttataatatGTTAAATCAATTATGATGTAGAAATATTTGAAGTGCATTGTATCTGGATAGATTTGGAAGAAGTGTTGAATTTGAACCTGTAGACAATGGTGGATTGTACAAGGAGCGGGAAGGGTCGTGGCCCctccaaatatttttgattttttttaaattatatatatacttttgcttttttttttaaaattatatatatttttaaaattttgattttttttaaattataagtaatattttaaaaattgatagaaattaaattgtgttttttttttaatttttttataaatcataatatttaatgttaataaataataaaacataaaattgaatataataaatagtataaatatttaggtttaattatttttttatatttgtttttgtcaaaaaaatgtcaaattttgactaaaaaatcgaaatcaaattgagactaaatcaACTAGAGGAGGGACTTACATTTTTggaaacaaaaaccaaaaaagtaattaaaagaaatatttattaagacattttttattttatttttcattgtctttttaggTTTTCTCAAACTTGTACTCATCTTTTAGcctcatatgttttctttttgtttttgaagaaaaaaagaagttagacacaaactcaTTACTTTTACTCTCATttgtcatttgttttctttcttccttgaaGTAAAAAAGGTAAcactcttgtctcacttgataataaactattagtttaatagttattaatattattttttattttgtgaacctttgtatattcattttttttaatatagaggaaaaaataatgtattatgtgttttttcaaaTCGATTTTGTGACTtgcttataatatatttttcttttaataattacttctctcaatttttcattagattatgataaattattttttaatattaacttttttaaaagtatattgatgaagaataaaaccATAGATTCATTCTTTAAAAATGATAGAAGAGAAGTTGtttgtaaagataaaaacaagatAGATTTTACTTCTATACATATTTTGAAGTATTGTACTAACGATTCATCATAATGATCAAATTGTCCAATTAGAGGagttattttttaaagcattatactaatgatccaacataataatcaaataattaaattgctTTGGCCCTTCCAAATTTT
This region of Vigna unguiculata cultivar IT97K-499-35 chromosome 5, ASM411807v1, whole genome shotgun sequence genomic DNA includes:
- the LOC114184420 gene encoding uncharacterized protein LOC114184420; amino-acid sequence: MEVEGRIFKVNLICLPLQDFEVILGIDWLSANHVLIDCREKMLLFFNSEELELLSSQGVMKEIQGGAQCFIIFTHLKVEKEEKTSIIPVVHEFEDVFSEEVPGLPPSREVEFSIDMVPGTGPVSMAPYRMASMELVELNKQIEELLGKQFILPSTSPWGAPMLLVKKKDGSSRLCVD